A genome region from Panicum virgatum strain AP13 chromosome 4K, P.virgatum_v5, whole genome shotgun sequence includes the following:
- the LOC120702131 gene encoding uncharacterized protein LOC120702131: MPELELEDSIDLGIEGTNLLGGQQDLTNWTRSDKEGTTRNVSVITQVQAQAVDEPDDEVFDVDDEDDEDDTYIDDGVVAPVASVEGHADKGDAGTNLRSDTIQTNMRSRRVKAPSLNRSESCEMEVYLISLRNKGRVAAKGTLKTTDSKRVIGGSMLGTEFVGVYVDGIENKGDEELPRPLYSICTLIDAVGFIIPWPKSHVKKVMSSNHT, encoded by the exons ATGCCTGAATTAGAACTTGAGGACTCAATTGATCTAGGTATCGAAGGCACTAATTTACTCGGTGGACAGCAGGATTTGACAAATTGGACAAGATCGGACAAGGAAGGCACAACCAGGAATGTCTCAGTTATTACTCAGGTGCAGGCCCAAGCAGTTGATGAACCAGACGATGAGGTATttgatgttgatgatgaagatgatgaagatgacacATACATTGATGATGGAGTTGTTGCACCAGTTGCTTCTGTG GAGGGTCATGCAGATAAGGGTGATGCTGGCACTAACTTGCGATCTGATACTATACAGACCAACATG AGATCTCGAAGAGTTAAAGCCCCCAGTTTGAACCGATCGGAATCG TGTGAAATGGAAGTCTACCTTATTTCACTGAGAAACAAAGGGAGAGTGGCGGCGAAAGGAACATTAAAGACTACTGATAGCAAACGAGTTATTGGTGGAAGCATGCTTGGAACGGAATTTGTTGGTGTTTATGTTGATGGAATTGAAAATAAGGGAGATGAGGAGTTACCTCGACCACTCTATAGTATTTGTACTCTAATAGATGCTGTTGGCTTTATTATTCCTTGGCCCAAATCACAT GTGAAAAAAGTTATGAGTTCAAATCATACCTGA